The following are encoded in a window of Streptomyces sp. 11x1 genomic DNA:
- a CDS encoding winged helix DNA-binding domain-containing protein, translated as MGDVRRYIVVGERRVRLGLRQRLAGSVRSAGPEEVADTLVALHGSDPATVFLAVGARLADATRTVTETERALYTDRTLVRMHGMRHTVFVFPTELTPVVHASTGLTVAARERAALLKDMAAAGAPDAAWLKDVQESALTALARRGQATASELAEDEPRLRERFVYAAGKSYEGTHTVSTRLLRVLGVEGRVVRGRPLGSWTSSQFRWALAPAHPELDVAEAQAVLLGRWLAACGPATEADLKWWTGWRVTEVRRALAAIGARAVTLDEGTGFVTADDEEPVPDSGEPWAALLPALDPTAMGWRERDWYLDPGMRSALFDYSGNVGPTVWWNGRVVGGWAQRADGEVVWRLLDKDGVGREAEERIHEEAARLAGWLGDTRATPRFRTPLEKELVGGA; from the coding sequence TGCGGTTGGGGCTGCGGCAGCGGTTGGCCGGATCGGTGCGGTCGGCGGGTCCCGAAGAGGTCGCCGACACGCTCGTCGCACTGCACGGATCGGATCCCGCGACCGTGTTCCTGGCCGTGGGCGCACGGCTCGCCGACGCCACGCGGACGGTGACCGAGACCGAGCGGGCGCTCTACACGGACCGGACGCTCGTCCGGATGCACGGCATGCGGCACACCGTCTTCGTGTTCCCCACGGAGCTGACCCCCGTGGTGCACGCCTCGACCGGTCTCACGGTCGCCGCACGGGAGAGGGCCGCGCTGCTGAAGGACATGGCGGCGGCCGGGGCCCCCGACGCGGCCTGGCTGAAGGACGTCCAGGAGTCGGCGCTGACCGCGCTGGCCCGCCGGGGCCAGGCCACGGCGTCCGAACTCGCCGAGGACGAGCCGAGGTTGCGGGAGCGGTTCGTGTATGCGGCGGGCAAGAGCTACGAGGGGACGCACACCGTCTCGACCCGGCTGCTCAGGGTGCTGGGCGTGGAGGGCAGGGTCGTCCGGGGACGGCCGCTCGGCTCCTGGACGTCGAGCCAGTTCCGTTGGGCCCTGGCCCCCGCGCACCCCGAGCTGGATGTGGCCGAGGCCCAGGCGGTCCTGCTGGGCCGGTGGTTGGCGGCCTGCGGCCCGGCGACGGAGGCGGATCTCAAGTGGTGGACGGGGTGGCGTGTCACCGAGGTGCGGCGGGCGCTGGCGGCGATCGGGGCGCGGGCCGTGACGCTGGACGAGGGCACGGGGTTCGTGACCGCCGATGACGAGGAGCCGGTCCCCGACTCCGGCGAGCCGTGGGCCGCGCTGCTCCCGGCGCTCGACCCGACGGCCATGGGGTGGCGCGAACGCGACTGGTACCTCGACCCCGGGATGCGGTCCGCCCTCTTCGACTACAGCGGCAACGTCGGCCCGACGGTGTGGTGGAACGGCCGGGTGGTGGGCGGGTGGGCCCAGCGGGCGGACGGGGAGGTCGTGTGGCGGTTGCTGGACAAGGACGGGGTGGGGCGGGAGGCCGAGGAGAGGATCCACGAGGAGGCTGCGCGGCTCGCGGGGTGGTTGGGTGACACCCGGGCCACGCCTCGGTTCCGGACGCCCTTGGAGAAGGAGCTGGTGGGCGGCGCGTGA
- a CDS encoding TetR/AcrR family transcriptional regulator, with amino-acid sequence MRTGVRRRMGVEERRQQLIGVALELFSRRSPDEVSIDEIASAAGISRPLVYHYFPGKLSLYEAALKRASDDLANRFVEPREGPLGARLLRVTHRFFDFVDEHGPGFSALMRGGPAVGSSRTNALVDGVRQAAYVQILSHLDVDAPPARLELVIRSWISLAESTALIWLDGRRIPRQELEIQLVHGFAALAAVSAAQDAEMADLLRGMLANEPHDGPFSDLAGRLVALARG; translated from the coding sequence ATGCGAACCGGTGTGCGCCGCAGGATGGGTGTGGAGGAGCGGCGGCAGCAGTTGATCGGGGTCGCCCTCGAACTGTTCAGCCGGCGCTCGCCCGACGAGGTCTCCATCGACGAGATAGCCTCGGCGGCGGGTATCTCCCGTCCACTCGTCTACCACTACTTCCCCGGCAAACTCAGCCTGTACGAGGCCGCGTTGAAGCGTGCCTCCGACGATCTCGCGAACCGTTTCGTGGAACCCCGGGAAGGTCCGCTCGGCGCCCGGCTGCTCCGTGTCACGCACCGGTTCTTCGACTTCGTCGACGAACACGGCCCCGGGTTCTCGGCCCTGATGCGGGGTGGCCCGGCCGTCGGCTCGTCCCGTACCAACGCCCTCGTCGACGGCGTACGGCAGGCCGCCTATGTCCAGATCCTTTCGCATCTGGACGTCGACGCCCCGCCGGCCCGGCTCGAACTCGTCATCCGCTCCTGGATCTCGCTGGCCGAGTCCACGGCCCTCATCTGGCTGGACGGCCGCCGTATCCCGAGACAGGAACTGGAGATCCAACTCGTCCACGGCTTCGCGGCCCTGGCGGCCGTGAGCGCGGCGCAGGACGCGGAGATGGCGGACCTGCTCCGCGGCATGCTCGCGAACGAGCCGCACGACGGCCCGTTCAGCGACCTCGCGGGCCGCCTGGTGGCTCTGGCCCGCGGCTGA
- a CDS encoding DUF4360 domain-containing protein: MVRGLLLGGAVAALFASALPAQAESPFEDPPPDKIVIKVATVNGSGCPQGTAAVAVAPDNTAFTVTYSDYLAQVGGGAPSTAFRKNCQLNLIVHVPGGFTYAIASVDYRGFASLQRGASGVEKASYYFQGSPDTASRTHTFNGPYEDNWQATDETDWAQLVWAPCGVERNFNINTELRVNRGTSPAGSTSFMTMDSTDGDISTIYHLAWKECPDK, translated from the coding sequence ATGGTTCGTGGTCTCCTCCTGGGCGGCGCCGTAGCCGCTCTCTTCGCCAGTGCGCTACCCGCGCAGGCCGAGTCCCCCTTCGAGGACCCGCCCCCGGACAAGATCGTCATCAAGGTCGCCACGGTGAACGGCTCCGGCTGTCCCCAGGGCACGGCCGCGGTCGCCGTCGCACCGGACAACACGGCGTTCACGGTGACCTACAGCGACTACCTGGCCCAGGTGGGCGGCGGCGCGCCGTCCACCGCGTTCCGCAAGAACTGCCAGCTCAACCTGATCGTCCATGTGCCCGGTGGCTTCACCTACGCCATCGCCAGCGTCGACTACCGCGGCTTCGCCTCGCTCCAGCGCGGCGCGAGCGGGGTGGAGAAGGCCTCGTACTACTTCCAGGGGTCCCCCGACACGGCGTCCCGGACCCACACGTTCAACGGCCCCTACGAGGACAACTGGCAGGCCACGGACGAGACCGACTGGGCCCAACTGGTGTGGGCGCCCTGTGGTGTCGAGCGGAACTTCAACATCAACACGGAGCTGCGGGTCAACCGGGGGACGTCGCCGGCGGGCAGCACGAGCTTCATGACGATGGACTCGACGGACGGGGACATCAGCACGATCTATCACCTGGCCTGGAAGGAGTGCCCCGACAAGTGA
- a CDS encoding arsenate reductase family protein, with protein MEIWINPACSKCRRAISLLDAEGADYTVRRYLEDVPSEDEIRAVLDQLGLEPWDITRTQEAAAKELGLKEWARDAETRDRWVKALAEHPKLIQRPIITADDGTAVVARTDDAVRDALSS; from the coding sequence ATGGAGATCTGGATCAATCCGGCCTGTTCCAAGTGCCGTCGCGCGATCAGCCTGCTCGACGCCGAGGGCGCGGACTACACCGTCCGCCGCTATCTGGAGGACGTCCCGAGCGAGGACGAGATCCGTGCCGTACTCGACCAGCTCGGGCTCGAACCGTGGGACATCACCCGTACCCAGGAGGCCGCCGCCAAGGAACTCGGCCTCAAGGAGTGGGCCCGGGACGCCGAGACGCGCGACCGATGGGTCAAGGCGCTCGCCGAGCACCCCAAGCTCATCCAGCGGCCGATCATCACCGCGGACGACGGCACCGCGGTGGTGGCCCGCACGGACGACGCGGTACGGGACGCTCTGTCCAGTTGA
- a CDS encoding 5-carboxymethyl-2-hydroxymuconate Delta-isomerase codes for MPQITVDYSAVLSEGFDRPAFAKALHDEVVRTAAAKPAACKTQFRATEDTVVGPDTDGHAIVHVTLGLLAGRTDETKVTLAENVLELLREHVKVGEGLAFHASAEVRDLDPSYRKFDV; via the coding sequence ATGCCGCAGATCACTGTTGACTACTCCGCCGTCCTCTCCGAGGGCTTCGACCGGCCCGCGTTCGCCAAGGCCCTGCACGACGAGGTCGTGCGGACGGCCGCTGCGAAGCCGGCGGCCTGCAAGACGCAGTTCCGGGCCACCGAGGACACGGTCGTCGGGCCCGACACCGACGGTCACGCGATCGTCCACGTCACGCTCGGGCTGCTCGCGGGCCGGACCGACGAGACCAAGGTGACGCTGGCGGAGAACGTGCTGGAACTGCTGCGGGAGCACGTGAAGGTGGGGGAGGGGTTGGCGTTCCACGCGTCGGCGGAGGTACGGGACCTCGATCCGTCGTACCGGAAGTTCGACGTCTAG
- the glnII gene encoding glutamine synthetase, which translates to MTFKAEYIWIDGTEPTAKLRSKTKIIAGEPAGLDALPIWGFDGSSTNQAEGHSSDRVLQPVFTCPDPIRGGDDVLVLCEVLNIDMTPHESNTRAALREVAEKFAAQEPIFGIEQEYTFFQDGTPLGFPKGGFPAPQGGYYCGVGADEIFGRDIVEAHLENCLTAGLGISGINAEVMPGQWEFQVGPLAPLDVADQLWVARWLLYRTAEDFDVAATLDPKPAKGDWNGAGAHTNFSTKAMREGYDAIITACESLGEGSKPLDHVKNYGAGIDDRLTGLHETAPWNEYSYGVSNRGASVRIPWQVEKDGKGYIEDRRPNANVDPYVVTRLIVDTCCTALDKAGQV; encoded by the coding sequence GTGACCTTCAAGGCTGAGTACATCTGGATCGACGGCACCGAGCCGACGGCCAAGCTCCGCTCCAAGACCAAGATCATCGCGGGTGAGCCCGCCGGTCTGGACGCGCTGCCGATCTGGGGCTTCGACGGGTCCTCCACCAACCAGGCCGAGGGGCACTCCTCGGACCGTGTGCTCCAGCCGGTCTTCACCTGCCCGGACCCGATCCGCGGCGGCGACGATGTCCTCGTGCTCTGCGAGGTCCTCAACATCGACATGACGCCGCACGAGTCCAACACCCGTGCCGCGCTGCGTGAGGTCGCCGAGAAGTTCGCCGCGCAGGAGCCGATCTTCGGCATCGAGCAGGAGTACACGTTCTTCCAGGACGGCACCCCGCTCGGCTTCCCCAAGGGCGGCTTCCCGGCCCCGCAGGGCGGCTACTACTGCGGTGTCGGCGCCGACGAGATCTTCGGCCGTGACATCGTCGAGGCCCACCTGGAGAACTGCCTGACCGCCGGTCTCGGCATCTCCGGCATCAACGCCGAGGTCATGCCCGGCCAGTGGGAGTTCCAGGTCGGTCCGCTGGCGCCGCTGGACGTCGCCGACCAGCTGTGGGTGGCCCGTTGGCTGCTCTACCGCACCGCCGAGGACTTCGACGTCGCGGCCACCCTCGACCCCAAGCCGGCCAAGGGTGACTGGAACGGCGCCGGTGCGCACACCAACTTCTCCACGAAGGCGATGCGCGAGGGCTACGACGCGATCATCACCGCGTGCGAGTCGCTGGGCGAGGGCTCGAAGCCGCTCGACCACGTCAAGAACTACGGCGCCGGCATCGACGACCGTCTGACCGGTCTGCACGAGACCGCCCCGTGGAACGAGTACTCCTACGGCGTCTCCAACCGCGGTGCCTCGGTCCGTATCCCGTGGCAGGTCGAGAAGGACGGCAAGGGCTACATCGAGGACCGCCGTCCGAACGCCAACGTCGACCCGTACGTCGTGACGCGCCTGATCGTCGACACCTGCTGCACCGCGCTCGACAAGGCCGGCCAGGTCTGA
- a CDS encoding winged helix-turn-helix domain-containing protein produces MANTRSLSTATPLTAAPGSAPVAVPSPGPAPRHRLRAVGRDEVVDLTDFLPPGATWLPAPQHTLPALPGRPPMVGYLVLVPADRQPPLLPFAVADDTASASASASVEVGDELVHVDTAQRTARVDGRPLDLTYLEFELLAHLVAHPHRVHTRDQLVTTVWGYGHVGDGRTVDVHIARLRRKLGAEFRQAIQTVRRVGYKYTPPLGR; encoded by the coding sequence ATGGCGAACACCCGTTCTCTGTCGACCGCCACCCCGCTGACCGCCGCGCCGGGCTCCGCCCCCGTGGCCGTCCCCTCCCCCGGGCCCGCACCACGCCACCGGCTGCGTGCCGTGGGCCGGGACGAGGTCGTGGACCTCACCGACTTCCTGCCGCCGGGCGCCACCTGGCTGCCCGCGCCCCAGCACACCCTGCCCGCGCTGCCGGGCCGGCCGCCGATGGTCGGCTACCTGGTGCTGGTGCCGGCCGACCGGCAGCCGCCGCTACTGCCGTTCGCGGTCGCGGACGACACCGCTTCGGCCTCCGCCTCCGCTTCCGTCGAGGTCGGGGACGAACTCGTCCACGTCGACACCGCGCAGCGCACCGCGCGCGTCGACGGGCGGCCGCTCGACCTCACCTACCTGGAGTTCGAACTCCTCGCCCATCTGGTCGCGCACCCCCACCGGGTGCACACCCGGGACCAGTTGGTCACCACGGTCTGGGGCTACGGGCATGTGGGCGACGGACGGACCGTCGACGTCCACATCGCCCGGCTGCGCCGCAAGCTCGGCGCGGAGTTCCGCCAGGCGATCCAGACGGTCCGACGGGTCGGGTACAAGTACACGCCGCCGCTGGGCCGTTGA
- a CDS encoding NAD-dependent epimerase/dehydratase family protein, with protein sequence MRLLMLGGTEFVGRAVVESALARGWEVTVFHRGRHAPPAGVRSLLGDRTAPDGLAALVEASTAGSGSGGGGWDVVVDTWSAAPRAVRDTARLLADVAERYVYVSSCSVYAWPPAAGYDEAAPVVEGASADAGQTDYARDKRGGELAAVEAFGADRSLLVRCGLILGPYENIGRLPWWLNRVARGGPVLAPGPQDLPLQYVDVRDLADWMLDAAEQRLSGPYNLAGPPGAATMGALLDACVRATGGPAELRWTAPELILDAGIAPWTGLPVWVSEGSDLHDALHRADVSRAMRDGLRCRDVTETVRDTWEWLTGLGGVAPHRPDRPPVGLDPAVEARVLGL encoded by the coding sequence ATGAGACTTCTGATGCTGGGAGGTACGGAGTTCGTGGGCCGCGCCGTCGTGGAGTCGGCGCTGGCCCGCGGCTGGGAGGTGACCGTCTTCCACCGGGGACGGCACGCACCTCCGGCCGGGGTGCGGTCGTTGCTGGGCGACCGCACCGCACCGGACGGGCTCGCGGCGCTCGTCGAGGCCTCCACCGCCGGTTCCGGCTCCGGCGGGGGCGGGTGGGATGTCGTCGTCGACACATGGTCGGCGGCGCCGCGAGCCGTCCGGGACACCGCGCGGCTGCTGGCCGACGTGGCCGAGCGGTATGTGTACGTGTCGAGTTGCTCGGTGTACGCCTGGCCCCCGGCCGCCGGCTACGACGAGGCGGCGCCCGTGGTGGAGGGCGCGTCGGCCGACGCGGGGCAGACGGACTACGCCCGCGACAAGCGGGGCGGCGAGCTCGCCGCGGTCGAGGCGTTCGGTGCCGACCGGTCGCTCCTGGTGCGCTGCGGGCTGATCCTCGGGCCGTACGAGAACATCGGCCGGTTGCCCTGGTGGCTCAACCGGGTCGCCCGGGGCGGCCCGGTCCTGGCGCCCGGTCCCCAGGACCTCCCCCTGCAGTACGTCGACGTCCGCGATCTCGCCGACTGGATGCTCGACGCGGCGGAGCAGAGGTTGAGCGGCCCCTACAACCTGGCCGGTCCCCCGGGCGCGGCCACCATGGGCGCGCTGCTCGACGCCTGCGTACGGGCGACCGGCGGACCGGCCGAACTCCGTTGGACCGCACCGGAGTTGATCCTCGACGCTGGGATAGCGCCGTGGACGGGACTGCCGGTGTGGGTGTCCGAGGGGAGCGACCTGCACGACGCGCTGCACCGGGCGGACGTGTCACGGGCCATGCGGGACGGACTGCGCTGCCGGGACGTGACGGAGACCGTGCGGGACACCTGGGAGTGGCTGACGGGGCTCGGCGGGGTCGCCCCGCACCGGCCCGACCGGCCTCCGGTGGGTCTGGACCCGGCGGTGGAGGCGAGGGTGCTGGGTCTCTAG
- a CDS encoding DUF1996 domain-containing protein: MGRNTRKRRSPLAVRAIAASAALAVAGGGLVWANFYASAGESKSGQNSTLASAQVATIDCPDVGQKLTNVPERARKGVAKELALLDQQITEAYKRLADTRQAQAGDAGFVNNAIIGPLKSKRVATLDRIGINIRNAGGQAPQGMDQLAGCKGVADPNQTNAGGGQGQGGNNGGQGQNQGGDGQNQGGDGQGQNQGGDGQGQGPVANGPVAADFQDITQVQPNGGPKGVNGNGLAANGNGGSTGSFTTSCGTNSNDNHNSDNIIVAPGVDNGAQHTHDYVGNQNNNAFTSDQQFLQAGTSCQNQGDKSSYYWPVLRLQDGTQEFDANDLGGGAEGNIGKILEASQAELKFVGNKKGNVVAMPQALRIITGDAKAFNNGLANANTNWSCTGFEDRQLTDKYPICPEGSSVVRTSFFQSCWDGQNIDSANHRTHVDFVEADGSCPNGFQAIPQLQARLVYDVPAPQIQNGQVVNPFAVDGFPTELHKAITDHNDFINFFDENTMKQMVDCINSGQDCQ; this comes from the coding sequence ATGGGACGCAACACACGCAAACGACGTTCGCCGCTGGCCGTCCGGGCCATCGCCGCATCCGCGGCGCTCGCGGTCGCGGGCGGCGGCCTGGTCTGGGCGAACTTCTACGCCTCAGCGGGCGAGTCGAAGTCCGGGCAGAACAGCACGCTGGCCTCCGCTCAGGTGGCCACGATCGACTGCCCGGACGTCGGTCAGAAGCTGACGAACGTGCCCGAGAGGGCACGCAAGGGCGTCGCCAAGGAGCTGGCGCTGCTGGACCAGCAGATCACCGAGGCCTACAAGCGTCTCGCTGACACGCGCCAGGCCCAGGCGGGAGACGCCGGCTTCGTCAACAACGCCATCATCGGCCCGCTCAAGTCCAAGCGAGTGGCCACCCTCGACCGGATCGGCATCAACATCCGGAACGCGGGCGGGCAGGCTCCGCAGGGCATGGACCAGCTCGCCGGCTGCAAGGGCGTCGCCGACCCGAACCAGACCAACGCGGGTGGCGGCCAGGGCCAGGGCGGCAACAACGGCGGCCAGGGCCAGAACCAGGGCGGCGACGGTCAGAACCAGGGCGGTGACGGCCAGGGTCAGAACCAGGGCGGTGACGGCCAGGGCCAGGGCCCGGTCGCCAACGGTCCGGTCGCGGCCGACTTCCAGGACATCACCCAGGTCCAGCCGAACGGCGGCCCGAAGGGTGTGAACGGAAACGGTCTCGCCGCGAACGGCAACGGCGGTTCGACGGGCAGCTTCACCACCAGCTGTGGCACCAACTCGAACGACAACCACAACTCGGACAACATCATCGTGGCTCCGGGTGTCGACAACGGCGCGCAGCACACGCACGACTACGTCGGCAACCAGAACAACAACGCCTTCACCAGCGACCAGCAGTTCCTCCAGGCCGGCACCAGCTGCCAGAACCAGGGCGACAAGTCGTCGTACTACTGGCCGGTGCTGCGTCTGCAGGACGGTACGCAGGAGTTCGACGCGAACGACCTCGGTGGCGGCGCGGAAGGCAACATCGGCAAGATCCTCGAGGCCAGCCAGGCGGAGCTGAAGTTCGTCGGCAACAAGAAGGGCAATGTCGTCGCGATGCCGCAGGCCCTGCGCATCATCACCGGTGACGCCAAGGCCTTCAACAACGGCCTCGCCAACGCCAACACCAACTGGAGCTGCACCGGCTTCGAGGACCGGCAGCTGACGGACAAGTACCCGATCTGCCCCGAGGGCAGCTCCGTGGTACGGACGTCCTTCTTCCAGAGCTGCTGGGACGGCCAGAACATCGACAGCGCGAACCACCGCACCCACGTGGACTTCGTCGAGGCGGACGGCAGCTGTCCCAACGGTTTCCAGGCCATCCCCCAGCTCCAGGCCCGTCTGGTCTACGACGTTCCGGCCCCGCAGATCCAGAACGGACAGGTCGTGAACCCGTTCGCGGTGGACGGCTTCCCGACCGAGCTGCACAAGGCGATCACCGACCACAACGACTTCATCAACTTCTTCGACGAGAACACGATGAAGCAGATGGTCGACTGCATCAACAGCGGTCAGGACTGCCAGTAG
- a CDS encoding alpha-N-acetylglucosaminidase: MNSPSRRTVLGSAGVIGLGTYLPWSAPAHAAGSPGEGPVFDTAPARSALNRLLPGHAGQFRLSLLDRSGTVDRFRVTGTTGSIRVRATTPATLLMGVHWYLKYVCGAHLAWNGSRLDLPKRLPAPARPLERSTALPHRFALNDTNDGYTAPYADWSYWEHQIDLLAAHGCNEVLVISGMEAVYHRLLKDFGYSDEESRAWLPAPSHQPWWLLQNLSGYGGPLSPELIARRAALGRRITDRLHELGMSPVLPGYYGHVPKEFVARNGGDAHVVPQGIWHGFERPDWLDPRTDTFARVAASFYRHLEDVYGEASHFKMDLLHEGGTAGDVPVPDAAQGVEKALQKAHPGATWVILGWQENPLPALLDAIDRSKMLIVDGVSDRYTSVTNRERDWGGTPYCFGTIPNFGGRTTIGARAHLWNDKFFAWRDKAGSALVGTAFMPEATDRDPAAFELFSELAWTPKKIDRAAWFSSYADFRYGGRDANARRAWQALHDTAYQQRAVERSDPHDSLFCARPDLAADRAAEYAPRTLTYDPGRFDAALAGLLGVADVLRRNPAYRYDVVDVARQALAHRSRQYLPQLRAAYRRGDLATFRALSTLWLRLMRLSDEVTGTNTAFLLGPWVNDARLMATNDAERAEFERTAKVLITVWGGRATSDTGNLHEYGNREWNGLMADFYVPRWQKWLDSLEDALVTGTSPAAVDWFAFEEPWTRERKDYPARPVGDAYRAAVRVRDVLARAPYQGSLTVTAEPPVLPPGGSARLSAVLRNVNGLRATGRVDFALGGFAGTAEPEGPTSLASVAAAGSGTVRWRADAPDVPLDRPLRPLPYTVTAKYGPRGEKRVEGRFDGTLFEAGPLAAGWRTYTNNGAVFGQLGSRFGIDGGGADLWRGTTEFGSVYRAGALRDGTSVTLRVDSQAATGNWARAGIVVRNSLGTARAAGFLNLAVTPANGVVLSYDSTGDGTLDTYRRITGVKAPVLLRLRRTGVGAYTGECSVDDGVSWRVVASVGVPGAVVRGQDVGIFMSATNGGSGVRGLVEFSGWSLT, from the coding sequence ATGAACAGTCCGTCGCGACGCACGGTGCTGGGCTCGGCCGGTGTCATCGGCCTCGGAACCTACCTGCCGTGGTCGGCCCCGGCCCACGCCGCAGGGAGCCCCGGCGAGGGCCCCGTCTTCGATACGGCTCCCGCGCGCTCCGCGCTCAATCGGCTGCTGCCCGGCCACGCCGGACAGTTCCGGCTCAGTCTGCTCGACCGCAGCGGCACCGTCGACCGCTTCCGGGTCACGGGCACCACCGGAAGCATCCGGGTCCGGGCCACGACTCCCGCCACGCTGCTCATGGGCGTCCACTGGTACCTCAAGTACGTCTGCGGGGCGCACCTCGCCTGGAACGGCAGCCGGCTCGACCTTCCCAAGCGCCTCCCCGCACCCGCCCGCCCCCTGGAGAGATCCACCGCGCTCCCCCACCGCTTCGCGCTCAACGACACCAACGACGGCTACACCGCCCCGTACGCGGACTGGTCGTACTGGGAGCACCAGATCGACCTGCTGGCGGCGCACGGCTGCAACGAGGTGCTGGTCATCTCGGGGATGGAGGCCGTCTACCACCGGCTGCTGAAGGACTTCGGCTACTCCGACGAGGAGTCCCGGGCCTGGCTGCCCGCGCCCTCGCACCAGCCCTGGTGGCTGCTGCAGAACCTCTCCGGCTACGGCGGCCCCCTCTCCCCCGAGCTGATCGCCCGCCGGGCGGCCCTCGGCCGGCGGATCACCGACCGGCTGCACGAACTGGGCATGTCGCCGGTGCTGCCCGGCTACTACGGGCACGTGCCCAAGGAGTTCGTGGCACGCAACGGCGGTGACGCGCACGTCGTCCCGCAGGGCATCTGGCACGGCTTCGAACGCCCCGACTGGCTCGACCCGCGCACGGACACCTTCGCCCGGGTCGCCGCCTCCTTCTACAGGCATCTGGAGGACGTGTACGGGGAGGCGTCCCACTTCAAGATGGACCTCCTGCACGAGGGCGGCACGGCCGGCGACGTGCCGGTGCCGGACGCCGCACAGGGCGTGGAGAAGGCCCTCCAGAAGGCCCACCCCGGCGCCACCTGGGTGATCCTCGGCTGGCAGGAGAACCCGCTGCCCGCACTCCTGGACGCCATCGACCGGTCGAAGATGCTGATCGTGGACGGCGTCTCCGACCGCTACACCAGCGTCACGAACCGCGAACGCGACTGGGGCGGCACCCCGTACTGCTTCGGCACGATCCCCAACTTCGGCGGCCGTACGACCATCGGGGCCCGCGCCCACCTGTGGAACGACAAGTTCTTCGCCTGGCGGGACAAGGCGGGCAGCGCGCTGGTGGGTACGGCGTTCATGCCGGAGGCCACCGATCGCGACCCCGCGGCCTTCGAACTCTTCTCCGAACTGGCCTGGACGCCGAAGAAGATCGACCGGGCGGCCTGGTTCTCCTCGTACGCCGACTTCCGCTACGGCGGCCGCGACGCGAACGCCCGCAGGGCGTGGCAGGCGCTGCACGACACCGCCTACCAGCAGCGGGCCGTGGAGCGCAGCGACCCGCACGACTCCCTGTTCTGCGCCCGCCCCGACCTGGCCGCGGACCGGGCCGCCGAGTACGCGCCGAGGACCCTGACGTACGACCCGGGCCGCTTCGACGCGGCCCTCGCCGGGCTGCTGGGCGTCGCGGACGTGCTGCGCCGCAACCCGGCGTACCGGTACGACGTGGTGGACGTGGCCCGGCAGGCGCTCGCGCACCGCAGCCGTCAGTATCTGCCCCAGCTGCGGGCGGCCTACCGACGGGGCGACCTGGCGACCTTCCGTGCGCTGTCCACGCTCTGGCTGCGGCTGATGCGGCTGTCGGACGAGGTCACGGGGACGAACACGGCGTTCCTGCTCGGTCCGTGGGTGAACGACGCGCGGCTGATGGCCACGAACGACGCCGAGCGGGCGGAGTTCGAGCGGACGGCGAAGGTGCTGATCACGGTGTGGGGCGGGCGGGCCACGTCCGACACGGGGAATCTGCACGAGTACGGCAACCGGGAGTGGAACGGTCTCATGGCCGACTTCTACGTGCCGCGCTGGCAGAAGTGGCTGGACTCGCTGGAGGACGCGCTCGTCACGGGGACCTCTCCGGCGGCCGTGGACTGGTTCGCGTTCGAGGAGCCGTGGACACGGGAGCGCAAGGACTATCCGGCGCGGCCGGTGGGGGACGCGTACCGGGCGGCGGTGCGGGTGCGGGACGTGCTGGCGCGGGCGCCGTACCAGGGGTCGCTGACCGTCACGGCCGAGCCGCCGGTGCTGCCGCCTGGCGGGAGCGCGCGGCTGTCGGCGGTCCTGCGCAACGTCAACGGGCTGCGGGCGACCGGGCGGGTGGACTTCGCCCTCGGCGGTTTCGCCGGGACGGCCGAGCCGGAGGGTCCGACATCGTTGGCGAGCGTCGCTGCGGCGGGCTCGGGGACGGTGCGCTGGCGCGCGGACGCGCCGGACGTTCCGCTCGACCGGCCGTTGCGGCCGCTGCCGTACACGGTCACGGCGAAGTACGGGCCGCGCGGCGAGAAGCGGGTCGAGGGGCGCTTCGACGGAACGCTCTTCGAGGCGGGCCCGCTGGCCGCCGGGTGGCGGACATACACCAACAACGGGGCTGTCTTCGGGCAGTTGGGCAGCCGCTTCGGGATCGACGGGGGCGGGGCGGACCTGTGGCGGGGGACGACGGAGTTCGGGTCCGTCTACCGGGCGGGGGCCCTGCGCGACGGTACGTCCGTCACGCTCCGGGTCGACTCCCAGGCGGCGACCGGGAACTGGGCGCGGGCGGGGATCGTGGTGCGCAACAGTCTCGGTACGGCGAGGGCGGCGGGGTTCCTGAATCTGGCGGTCACTCCGGCGAACGGGGTGGTGCTGTCGTACGACAGCACGGGGGACGGGACGCTCGACACGTATCGGCGGATCACGGGGGTGAAAGCACCGGTGTTGTTGCGGCTGCGGCGGACGGGGGTGGGGGCGTACACGGGGGAATGTTCGGTCGATGACGGGGTGAGCTGGCGGGTGGTGGCTTCGGTGGGGGTGCCGGGGGCGGTGGTCCGGGGGCAGGATGTGGGGATCTTCATGAGTGCGACGAACGGGGGGAGCGGGGTTCGGGGGTTGGTCGAGTTCAGTGGGTGGTCGCTCACCTGA